One window of Lacerta agilis isolate rLacAgi1 chromosome 14, rLacAgi1.pri, whole genome shotgun sequence genomic DNA carries:
- the LOC117057916 gene encoding olfactory receptor 2AP1-like codes for MVSMLTKTCQILFQNGVEIHHQTEIKKNMSSPTTFILLGFGNLLELRIFLFILFFAIYALSLVGNLLIVFLVVFDQHLQTPMYFFLINLSFLETCYISTILPRMLVSFLTGDRSISIMGCITQYHFFGFLAATECCLLAMMSYDRYLAICKPLHYSTIMNGRLCLQLAFASWITGLLTNTIITSLMVELTFCGPNEIDDFFCDVYPVANLSCSNTHIVRTAVFILGLMVTLPPFLLTLASYSCIISTVLQIKSKVAQQKAFSTCSSHLIVVSLFYGSIFLVYIVPETETLKRLHKMFSLFYTILTPMLNPLIYSLRNKEVKEALLRSVRKFSSRVL; via the coding sequence ATGGTGTCCATGCTCACTAAAACTTGTCAAATTTTATTTCAGAATGGTGTTGAGATTCATCAtcaaacagaaataaagaaaaatatgtCAAGCCCTACAACATTCATCCTTCTGGGATTTGGTAATCTCCTTGAACTGCGAATCTTCCTCTTTATATTGTTTTTTGCCATCTATGCTTTGTCTCTTGTTGGGAACCTCCTAATTGTTTTTCTGGTTGTGTTTGACCAGCATCTTCAaacccccatgtacttcttcctcatAAACCTGTCCTTCTTGGAGACTTGCTACATTTCAACCATCCTCCCCAGGATGCTGGTCAGTTTCCTTACTGGGGATAGGTCCATATCCATTATGGGATGCATCACACAATATCATTTCTTTGGTTTCTTGGCAGCCACGGAATGCTGTCTTCTGGCCATGATGTCCTATGACCGGTATTTGGCAATATGCAAACCTCTGCACTACTCAACCATTATGAATGGTAGACTTTGCCTCCAGTTAGCATTCGCTTCTTGGATAACTGGCCTGTTAACCAACACTATCATAACATCTCTCATGGTAGAGCTCACATTCTGTGGGCCCAATGAAATTGATGATTTCTTTTGTGATGTATATCCAGTGGCAAACCTTTCTTGTAGCAATACTCACATAGTAAGAACTGCAGTTTTTATACTAGGGCTGATGGTAACATTACCCCCTTTTCTACTAACTTTGGCCTCCTACAGCTGCATTATTTCCACTGTCTTGCAAATTAAATCCAAGGTAGCACAGCAAAAGGCCTTCTCCACCTGCTCTTCTCATCTGATTGTTGTGTCACTTTTCTATGGGTCAATATTCCTTGTCTATATAGTCCCTGAAACAGAAACACTGAAGAGACTACACAAAATGTTTTCTCTGTTCTACACCATCCTGACTCCCATGTTGAACCCCCTCATATACAGCTTGAGAAATAAGGAGGTGAAGGAAGCTCTGCTCCGATCTGTCagaaaattcagcagcagagTTTTGTAG
- the LOC117057915 gene encoding olfactory receptor 2AP1-like, with protein METELNTSEIPSRNTIILKNDVDSHHQQTAVGGNQSSPSAFILLGFGNLLELRILLFILLLAVYALSLVMNFLVVFLVVFDKHLQTPMYFFLMNLSFLETCYISTILPRMLASFLSGDRSISIMGCITQYYLFGFLAATECYLLAMMSYDRYLSICKPLHYTSIMNGRFCIRLAITSWMCGLLTNTIITLLMLKLTFCGPNEIDHYFCDVYPVANLSCNNTHLVKLATFILGVIGTGPPFLLTLASYAFIIFTVLQIKCKAAQWKTFTTCSSHLIVVTLFYGPLFLVYIVPETETLKRLHKTLSLFYTILTPLLNPLIYGLRNRDMKEALLKYVRKFSNRVS; from the coding sequence aATGATGTTGACAGTCATCACCAGCAAACAGCAGTGGGAGGAAATCAATCAAGTCCTTCAGCATTCATCCTTCTGGGATTTGGCAATCTCCTTGAACTGCGAATTCTCTTGTTCATATTGTTGCTTGCAGTCTATGCTTTATCTCTAGTCATGAACTTCCTGGTTGTTTTTCTGGTTGTGTTTGACAAGCATCTTCAaacccccatgtatttcttcctcatGAACCTGTCCTTCTTGGAGACTTGCTACATTTCAACCATCCTCCCCAGGATGCTGGCCAGTTTTCTGAGTGGGGATAGGTCTATATCAATTATGGGATGTATCACACAATATTATCTCTTTGGTTTCTTGGCAGCCACAGAATGCTATCTTCTGGCAATGATGTCCTATGATCGGTATTTGTCAATATGCAAACCTCTGCACTACACATCCATTATGAATGGTAGATTCTGCATCCGACTGGCGATCACTTCTTGGATGTGTGGCCTGTTGACCAACACTATCATCACTTTACTTATGCTAAAGCTCACATTCTGTGGGCCCAATGAAATCGATCATTACTTTTGTGATGTGTATCCAGTGGCAAACCTCTCCTGTAACAATACTCACCTCGTAAAACTTGCAACATTTATTTTAGGAGTGATAGGAACAGGTCCCCCTTTCCTACTAACTTTGGCATCCTATGCCTTTATTATTTTCACTGTCTTACAAATTAAATGTAAAGCTGCCCAGTGGAAGACCTTCACCACTTGCTCTTCCCATCTAATTGTGGTGACACTTTTCTACGGACCATTATTCCTTGTCTATATAGTCCCTGAAACAGAAACACTGAAAAGACTACACAAAACCCTCTCTCTGTTCTATACCATCCTGACTCCCTTGCTCAACCCCCTCATATACGGTTTGAGAAACAGAGACATGAAGGAAGCTCTGCTTAAATATGTCAGAAAATTCAGCAATAGAGTTTCATAG
- the LOC117057917 gene encoding olfactory receptor 151-like, with protein sequence MGNTEEGNQTAIREFILLGFGNRPELQPFLFSFFLMIYILTLTGNCLIILLVVADQHLHTPMYFFLANLSCLETCSSSVILPKMLADMISQKRTISLNGCLTQFYFFGSFVAIETYILAVMSYDRYVAICRPLLYASIMNGKLCCQLMAGTWTNGPFFNGILVGLLAQLYFCGPNVINHYFCELGPIEKLSCSDTSRIEIFTLFSAFFITVTPFLLTLISYIYIISTILKIPSAIGRQKAFLTCSSHLIVVCTFYGSIIIVYMLPETPTLRDLNKVFSLFYTILNPLINPLIYSLRNKEVHKALKTVCGRLTVHATLCSPPSFKLISH encoded by the coding sequence ATGGGGAACACAGAAGAAGGAAACCAGACGGCAATCAGAGAATTCATCCTTCTGGGTTTTGGGAATCGTcctgagctgcagcctttccttttctccttcttcctcatgATTTACATCTTGACACTAACTGGGAATTGTCTCATCATTTTGCTTGTTGTGGCTGATCAGCACCTTCAcacacccatgtacttcttcctggcCAATTTGTCCTGCCTAGAGACTTGCTCCAGCTCAGTCATCCTGCCCAAAATGTTAGCTGATATGATATCTCAAAAGAGAACCATCTCTTTAAATGGGTGCCTAACCCAGTTTTATTTCTTTGGCTCTTTTGTAGCTATAGAAACATATATCCTGGCCGTGATGTCCTATGACCGCTATGTGGCAATATGTAGACCTTTGCTTTATGCTTCCATCATGAATGGAAAACTATGTTGTCAGCTTATGGCTGGGACATGGACAAACGGTCCGTTTTTTAATGGCATACTAGTAGGTCTCCTGGCTCAGCTATACTTCTGTGGGCCCAATGTCATAAATCATTACTTTTGTGAACTTGGCCCAATTGAAAAACTGTCTTGCAgtgacactagcaggattgaaatcTTTACCCTTTTCTCAGCCTTCTTTATCACCGTCACCCCATTCTTGTTGACTCTCATATCCTACATTTATATTATCAGTACTATCCTGAAGATTCCATCTGCTATTGGTAGGCAAAAAGCGTTTTTGACCTGCTCCTCTCATCTCATTGTGGTTTGCACTTTTTATGGTTCAATAATCATTGTCTACATGTTGCCAGAAACCCCAACTCTGAGAGATCTCAATAAAGTATTTTCACTCTTCTACACCATCCTGAATCCCTTGATCAACCCTCTCATCTACAGCTTGAGAAACAAAGAAGTTCACAAAGCCTTAAAGACTGTATGTGGTAGATTGACAGTTCATGCAACACTTTGCTCACCTCCATCCTTTAAGCTCATCAGCCATTGA